The Sediminitomix flava genome includes a window with the following:
- a CDS encoding DUF2391 family protein — MRINIQGVNRKFHRINGKLYELFEILDEQGKVLRTIDIPLKVELRVNDLLEIIVGASILAVPTAFTEEVWTMGDELPWLNTLLLSGISLVFIACFVYYSSYKMQFKLFRKEFLFRILSTYILSVVIVGILLKIVNKCPWFLDFNLALKRTLIGAFPASLSATLTDQFGE, encoded by the coding sequence ATGAGAATTAATATTCAAGGAGTCAACAGAAAATTTCATAGAATTAATGGGAAGCTTTACGAATTATTTGAAATTTTAGATGAGCAAGGTAAAGTACTTCGAACCATTGATATTCCCCTAAAAGTTGAACTTAGAGTTAATGATCTTTTAGAAATAATTGTAGGTGCTAGTATTCTAGCCGTTCCGACTGCTTTCACAGAAGAAGTGTGGACAATGGGCGATGAATTGCCATGGTTAAATACTTTACTATTGAGTGGGATTTCCTTAGTGTTTATTGCTTGCTTTGTCTATTATTCATCCTACAAAATGCAATTTAAGTTATTCCGAAAAGAATTTCTGTTTAGAATACTTTCTACTTATATTTTATCGGTAGTGATCGTAGGAATATTACTTAAAATAGTCAATAAATGTCCTTGGTTCTTAGATTTTAATTTAGCTCTAAAGCGTACTTTAATTGGTGCTTTCCCTGCTTCTTTAAGTGCTACCTTGACTGATCAATTCGGAGAATAA
- the xerA gene encoding site-specific tyrosine recombinase/integron integrase has product MAVHSKKIKLSKLRINQQRFIRIDFENEEGIKQLIKQLPDVKWYNPLDCVFIPNTPYHLQSVFRLFKGLAWIDANALFQKRDLTKADTYTGLYQKYQRIKIGEKAKEALLLMLDRLEGLRYSVRTANIYLHCFEKFLSHYPSHDIDKIQKHEIEQYLLHLVRDREMSASTQNQTINAIKFYYEHILQWDTQYYHVQRPNKPTLLPKVISKWDIQNILNQATNIKHRALLACIYGGGLRVSEACHLRIKDIDSERMVINVRGGKGLQDRTTLLSTKTLEWLREYYKIYKPQEYLFEGEAKGKAYSPHSVRRLLDRYAKRAQITVKVTPHMLRHSFATHLLEDGVDLRYIQALLGHRSSKTTEIYTHVSTKEIKEFRNPLDSIFEK; this is encoded by the coding sequence ATGGCAGTTCATTCTAAGAAAATTAAACTTTCAAAACTGCGAATTAATCAGCAGCGGTTTATTCGTATTGATTTTGAAAATGAAGAGGGGATTAAACAATTAATTAAGCAGTTACCAGATGTGAAATGGTATAATCCATTGGATTGTGTATTTATACCCAATACCCCTTATCATTTACAGAGTGTATTTCGCTTATTTAAAGGCTTGGCCTGGATAGATGCAAATGCTTTATTTCAGAAAAGAGATTTGACTAAGGCGGATACATATACGGGCCTATATCAGAAGTATCAGCGGATTAAAATAGGAGAAAAGGCCAAGGAAGCCTTGTTATTGATGCTAGATCGTTTAGAGGGGTTACGTTATAGTGTGCGTACTGCAAATATTTATTTACACTGTTTTGAAAAGTTTTTATCGCATTATCCTAGCCATGACATCGATAAAATACAGAAGCATGAAATTGAGCAGTACTTATTACATCTAGTGCGAGATCGAGAAATGTCTGCGTCCACACAAAATCAGACAATCAATGCCATCAAGTTTTATTATGAACACATCTTACAATGGGACACGCAGTATTATCATGTCCAGCGGCCTAATAAACCAACACTTTTACCAAAAGTGATTAGTAAATGGGATATACAAAATATTTTAAATCAGGCCACAAATATAAAACATCGGGCTTTGTTAGCCTGTATTTACGGTGGAGGGCTGAGAGTCTCTGAAGCTTGTCATTTAAGAATAAAGGATATAGATTCTGAGCGGATGGTGATTAACGTAAGAGGAGGGAAAGGTTTACAAGACCGCACAACATTATTGTCTACCAAAACTTTGGAGTGGTTGCGGGAATATTATAAGATTTATAAACCCCAAGAATATTTATTTGAGGGTGAAGCGAAAGGAAAGGCTTACAGTCCTCATAGTGTAAGACGTTTGCTAGACCGATATGCAAAACGAGCTCAGATTACTGTAAAAGTAACTCCACATATGCTCCGTCATAGTTTTGCAACCCATTTGCTCGAAGATGGGGTCGACTTAAGGTATATTCAAGCATTGTTGGGACATCGTTCAAGTAAAACGACAGAAATATATACTCATGTGAGTACCAAAGAGATCAAAGAATTTAGGAATCCTCTGGATAGTATATTTGAAAAGTGA